A single Tuberibacillus sp. Marseille-P3662 DNA region contains:
- a CDS encoding YolD-like family protein, producing the protein MNPNKLTPGHNLMWESSRMMLPEHKQKIQQHQKDLERHGKPILDEQQTALIGQKMTAAMTEGHPIQLHVFHPYDDLLVTGTIQKWDAERGQIKIANNNGETWIEFSDILDVGES; encoded by the coding sequence ATGAACCCAAATAAACTAACACCTGGACATAATCTGATGTGGGAGTCAAGCCGGATGATGCTGCCAGAACATAAACAGAAAATCCAACAACATCAAAAAGATCTGGAAAGACACGGAAAACCTATACTCGATGAGCAACAAACAGCGCTTATCGGACAGAAAATGACCGCCGCTATGACAGAAGGCCACCCCATACAATTACACGTTTTTCACCCTTATGATGACCTGTTGGTGACAGGAACGATCCAGAAATGGGATGCCGAACGAGGCCAAATAAAGATAGCCAATAATAACGGAGAGACGTGGATCGAGTTCAGTGATATTCTGGATGTTGGCGAATCATAA
- the rnz gene encoding ribonuclease Z, translating to MELVFLGTGAGVPAKERNVSSAALVMPEHQGEMWLFDCGEATQQQILRTKVTLPKVKHIFISHMHGDHIFGLPGLLGSRSFQVKDEPLTIYGPKGIKRFVQEALRSSNTHLQYPLEIIEVEDGAGYEIGAMTVTVRRLEHGIPCYGYRVSEADKPGTLLVDKLQAEGVEPGPIYKQFKEQATVTLADGRTLNSADFIGDAKKGKHLAVIGDTRLCDAASELARDVDVLVHEATFMDHQAEAARQFHHSTAKQAAETAKAAGAASLILTHISSRYKDSSQDLLVEAQASFANSYLAEDLWSYTF from the coding sequence ATGGAATTAGTTTTTTTAGGGACAGGTGCCGGCGTCCCTGCAAAGGAACGGAATGTCAGCAGCGCTGCGCTCGTCATGCCTGAGCATCAAGGGGAGATGTGGCTGTTTGACTGCGGCGAAGCGACGCAACAGCAAATCCTGCGTACGAAGGTGACGTTACCTAAAGTCAAGCATATATTCATCAGTCACATGCATGGGGACCATATTTTTGGGTTGCCAGGTTTACTAGGTAGCCGGTCGTTTCAGGTCAAAGATGAACCGTTGACGATTTACGGTCCAAAAGGAATTAAACGATTTGTCCAAGAAGCGCTCCGTTCATCCAATACCCATTTGCAATATCCATTAGAGATCATTGAAGTCGAAGACGGTGCTGGCTACGAGATTGGGGCAATGACTGTCACAGTACGGCGCTTGGAACATGGCATTCCATGTTACGGTTACCGTGTGAGTGAGGCGGACAAGCCAGGGACGCTACTTGTTGATAAATTGCAGGCTGAAGGGGTAGAGCCGGGCCCGATATATAAGCAATTTAAAGAACAGGCAACCGTTACATTGGCTGACGGACGGACGTTAAATAGCGCTGATTTCATTGGTGATGCCAAAAAAGGGAAACATCTGGCCGTGATCGGTGACACACGCTTGTGTGATGCCGCTTCCGAACTGGCGCGGGATGTTGATGTACTTGTCCACGAGGCGACATTCATGGATCATCAAGCTGAAGCTGCTCGACAATTTCACCACTCAACGGCCAAACAAGCGGCAGAAACAGCTAAAGCGGCCGGAGCCGCTTCGCTGATTCTTACTCATATTAGTTCAAGATATAAAGATAGTAGTCAAGACCTTTTGGTTGAGGCACAGGCTTCGTTTGCCAATAGTTATTTGGCCGAAGACCTGTGGAGTTATACGTTCTAA
- a CDS encoding DinB family protein, with translation MKKGVTPVHSESVINVEDIRHVFKEVDLLVDEFLKTFQGQWDLSLTGPVPWQDEEESLTTLWLFTHTTTHEFHHKGQMVSMGRQLGYIPFDTDLIEPAND, from the coding sequence TTGAAAAAGGGAGTGACCCCGGTACATTCTGAGTCAGTTATCAATGTAGAAGACATACGTCATGTTTTTAAAGAGGTGGATCTGCTTGTTGATGAATTTCTAAAGACGTTCCAAGGGCAATGGGATCTTTCCCTGACCGGGCCTGTTCCTTGGCAAGATGAAGAGGAATCACTGACAACATTGTGGCTCTTCACACATACAACCACCCATGAATTTCATCACAAAGGGCAAATGGTATCAATGGGCCGGCAATTAGGGTATATACCGTTCGATACGGATTTGATAGAGCCAGCCAATGATTAA
- a CDS encoding ABC transporter permease subunit: MQHLTYRLSLKFILAGFGLFLIGSVPALFDGIHLNIPSYLSSLSNVVANMAQPWSLTYIDNGVGRALLPRLLEPWQNTMTLFFVSFTCAFLLALAAACVTAMLPEKLVKPVKFIVFMLESLPDVLIMALFIFGTIWVYQTTGFDLFNVASYGEDEAFALPMMALTVIPCLMLYRTMVLDFDVEKEQPYVELAKGKGLKKHHVVLSHIFRNAFIRIFIDSKYVLWVMLSNVLIAEYIFNVNGLINFMLERLTPTILTVGCLMLFLPIFLFLAIGQVVIEKTTAERVEI; encoded by the coding sequence TTGCAACACCTCACCTACCGTTTATCGTTAAAATTTATTCTAGCAGGGTTCGGACTATTCCTAATTGGCTCGGTACCCGCTTTGTTTGATGGTATTCATCTGAATATTCCGTCATATCTTAGCAGTCTGAGCAACGTTGTTGCCAATATGGCCCAGCCATGGTCGCTCACATATATTGATAACGGGGTTGGACGAGCATTGCTACCAAGATTGCTTGAACCTTGGCAGAACACAATGACGTTGTTCTTTGTCAGTTTCACTTGTGCTTTCTTATTGGCGTTAGCCGCCGCATGCGTGACAGCTATGTTGCCGGAAAAGCTTGTCAAGCCGGTTAAATTTATTGTATTTATGTTGGAATCGCTACCAGACGTCTTGATCATGGCTTTATTCATTTTTGGAACGATATGGGTATATCAAACAACGGGGTTCGACCTTTTTAATGTTGCTTCCTATGGAGAGGATGAAGCGTTTGCTTTACCAATGATGGCGCTGACAGTTATACCCTGCTTAATGCTTTATCGAACAATGGTTTTAGATTTTGATGTCGAGAAGGAACAACCATACGTGGAACTAGCAAAAGGAAAAGGATTAAAGAAGCACCACGTTGTTCTTAGTCATATATTCCGCAATGCCTTCATCCGTATTTTCATTGATTCCAAGTATGTACTCTGGGTGATGCTTTCGAATGTCTTAATTGCTGAATATATTTTTAATGTGAACGGCCTGATCAACTTTATGTTAGAACGTTTGACGCCGACCATTTTAACAGTGGGATGTCTCATGCTTTTTCTGCCTATCTTTCTATTTTTAGCTATTGGGCAAGTGGTGATTGAAAAGACCACTGCAGAAAGGGTGGAAATATAA
- a CDS encoding DUF4129 domain-containing protein, translating to MPSHKHMTVFLYFLLELSMAMVLFAPVDPSGSFWTSAAVLLIMGGAHWTCFYLIYKKSGELVLAACLACSVLIGLITFLSGVAFMFAAILSGYLCWRVIRSFERYEQEDVWRLFINALTITFIYFVIAPLFPPIHVGWLTVVPVFLMLAIRLALNVVGGDIDWRGFYVVGGTAGLTIVTGLLIFLLMPVWKTVIGWVGSGIAGIVYLILSPIFKWLRSLVSYDHLNVDMGTLGKENEKQPNKMQEALAHTSPDTSWLLWIEFVVVALIVIVVFIVLWRKRFKMSWDETSVQVSSGEQGLSRTSGRNGRFTQRAKPPNDAVRKAMFQFQKKMKKAGFGRHVHETLSTWLERLPISTDEQTTLSHLYYQVRYGQYTPSDAEVRQFETLTNAVYDQVRRHSNDQF from the coding sequence ATGCCGTCTCATAAGCACATGACTGTTTTTCTCTATTTCCTACTTGAATTATCAATGGCAATGGTGCTGTTTGCACCGGTTGATCCAAGTGGATCATTCTGGACATCGGCGGCTGTCCTTTTAATCATGGGAGGCGCTCACTGGACTTGTTTCTACCTCATTTATAAAAAATCGGGTGAGTTAGTTTTAGCCGCTTGTTTAGCCTGTTCCGTCCTCATTGGCCTCATTACTTTTCTATCTGGTGTCGCTTTTATGTTTGCGGCTATTCTATCTGGATATCTTTGCTGGCGCGTCATTCGCAGCTTTGAGCGTTATGAGCAAGAGGACGTTTGGCGCTTATTTATTAATGCTCTTACAATTACCTTCATTTATTTTGTGATTGCACCATTGTTTCCTCCTATTCATGTTGGATGGTTAACAGTTGTCCCAGTGTTTTTGATGCTTGCGATTCGTTTAGCCTTGAATGTTGTAGGTGGCGACATTGACTGGCGCGGGTTCTATGTTGTTGGAGGGACGGCTGGATTAACGATCGTTACCGGTTTGTTGATTTTCCTCCTAATGCCAGTTTGGAAGACAGTAATTGGATGGGTTGGTAGTGGTATTGCTGGTATCGTCTATTTGATTTTAAGTCCGATATTCAAATGGCTTCGTTCCCTTGTGTCTTATGACCATTTAAATGTGGATATGGGGACATTGGGTAAGGAAAACGAGAAACAACCGAACAAGATGCAAGAGGCTCTTGCGCATACATCACCGGATACCTCATGGTTGTTATGGATAGAGTTTGTTGTCGTTGCTCTAATTGTCATTGTCGTTTTTATTGTTTTATGGCGCAAACGGTTCAAAATGTCATGGGATGAAACGAGTGTTCAAGTATCTTCAGGTGAACAAGGACTTAGCCGTACGTCCGGTCGTAATGGGCGATTTACCCAGCGTGCAAAGCCGCCAAATGATGCGGTTCGAAAGGCCATGTTCCAATTTCAAAAGAAAATGAAAAAGGCTGGCTTTGGCAGGCATGTACATGAAACATTGAGCACTTGGCTCGAGCGTCTGCCGATATCTACCGATGAACAAACGACCCTGAGCCATCTTTATTACCAAGTTCGTTATGGGCAATATACTCCAAGCGATGCCGAAGTGAGACAATTCGAGACTTTAACGAATGCCGTTTATGACCAGGTGAGGCGTCACTCCAACGATCAGTTTTAA
- the namA gene encoding NADPH dehydrogenase NamA has translation MNTKLFSPYKIKNVELKNRIVMSPMCMYSCSNEDGKVMNWHLTHYTSRAVGQVGLIIVESTAVTPQGRISDYDLGIWDDEQIDGLKQVVDLVHEQDSKIGIQLGHAGRKANLNGTIHAPSALAFNEDMSTPEAMTGGQIKETVQAFKDGAYRAKQAGFDIIELHGAHGYLINQFLSPLTNHRNDEYGGSRENRFRFLAEVIEAVNDVWNGPLFVRISANEYAEGGNTQDDFIYYAKEMKRRGVDLIDCSSGGVVPVGVDAFPGYQVPYADRIKHEAEIATGALGLITQGWQAEEILQNDRADLVLLARELLRDPYWPLTAAKELRTEIKGPRQYERGWKY, from the coding sequence ATGAATACAAAGTTATTTTCACCTTATAAAATAAAAAATGTTGAATTAAAAAACCGCATCGTTATGTCACCGATGTGCATGTACTCGTGTAGCAATGAAGACGGCAAGGTTATGAATTGGCATTTAACTCATTATACAAGCCGGGCTGTCGGCCAAGTCGGATTAATTATCGTCGAATCAACCGCCGTCACCCCGCAAGGTAGGATATCCGATTACGACTTGGGCATTTGGGATGATGAACAAATCGACGGCCTTAAGCAAGTCGTTGATCTCGTCCATGAGCAAGACAGCAAAATTGGGATTCAGTTAGGACATGCCGGACGAAAGGCAAATCTTAACGGTACCATTCATGCTCCCTCCGCCTTAGCTTTCAACGAAGATATGTCAACGCCTGAAGCCATGACAGGGGGGCAAATTAAAGAAACCGTTCAGGCTTTCAAAGATGGTGCCTATCGTGCCAAACAAGCTGGTTTCGACATAATCGAACTTCACGGCGCGCACGGATATCTGATTAATCAATTTTTAAGTCCTTTAACCAATCACCGTAATGATGAATACGGCGGCTCTCGTGAGAATCGATTCCGCTTTTTAGCAGAAGTCATCGAGGCTGTTAATGATGTGTGGAACGGACCGTTGTTCGTCCGCATTAGTGCAAATGAATATGCGGAAGGCGGCAACACCCAAGATGATTTTATTTATTATGCGAAAGAAATGAAAAGGCGCGGCGTTGATCTTATCGATTGCAGTTCCGGCGGTGTTGTCCCTGTCGGAGTTGACGCCTTTCCAGGATACCAAGTCCCTTACGCGGATAGGATCAAACATGAAGCTGAAATTGCTACCGGGGCTCTCGGCCTGATTACACAAGGCTGGCAAGCGGAAGAAATTCTACAAAATGACCGCGCTGATCTGGTCTTACTTGCCCGCGAACTATTGCGTGACCCTTATTGGCCGCTAACAGCTGCCAAAGAATTAAGGACTGAAATCAAAGGACCACGTCAATATGAACGCGGTTGGAAATATTAG
- a CDS encoding SDR family NAD(P)-dependent oxidoreductase yields MADHKLQQKTIVITGASGGIGSQMALLAASLGAVPILVARSVDKLQALSADIYEQYRIEADYYALDVSDVEAVSRTFAEIQANHPPIDVLINNAGFGVFDHFHEARMDDVKKMIDVNVVGLMACTREIMPQMMDRRQGHIINVASVAGKLATPKSIVYSSSKHAVLGFSNGLRMELDGTGIHVTTVNPGPIRTNFFNIADPDGVYLKNVNRFLLEPDQVAKAVMAAIRKPRREVNLPKYMNIGTTLYNLVPGLIEKTAGKLFKMK; encoded by the coding sequence ATGGCTGATCACAAGTTACAACAAAAAACCATTGTTATCACCGGTGCTTCCGGTGGTATTGGAAGTCAGATGGCTTTGCTTGCCGCAAGTCTTGGTGCTGTTCCTATCTTGGTTGCGAGATCAGTTGACAAACTTCAAGCTTTAAGCGCTGACATTTATGAACAATATCGTATCGAGGCTGATTATTATGCGCTTGATGTCAGTGATGTTGAGGCCGTCAGTCGGACGTTTGCTGAAATCCAGGCCAATCATCCTCCGATTGATGTGCTGATTAATAATGCTGGTTTTGGTGTTTTTGATCATTTTCATGAAGCTCGTATGGATGATGTGAAGAAGATGATTGACGTTAATGTCGTTGGACTGATGGCCTGTACACGAGAAATAATGCCGCAGATGATGGACCGGCGCCAAGGGCATATCATTAATGTGGCTTCTGTTGCCGGAAAATTGGCGACACCGAAATCAATTGTTTATTCGTCGAGTAAGCATGCGGTTCTTGGGTTTTCCAATGGATTACGCATGGAACTTGATGGTACAGGGATCCATGTCACAACGGTTAATCCAGGGCCGATTCGCACGAATTTTTTTAATATTGCTGACCCTGACGGGGTTTACTTAAAGAATGTGAACCGGTTTTTGCTTGAACCCGATCAAGTCGCCAAAGCAGTGATGGCTGCGATTAGGAAACCGAGGCGCGAGGTTAACCTGCCGAAGTATATGAATATAGGAACGACATTATACAATCTTGTACCAGGATTGATTGAGAAAACTGCCGGAAAACTATTTAAAATGAAGTAG
- a CDS encoding ABC transporter permease: MVKALCKNPLFLTGFLFLFILFISSIIHTFVFDSYIPEKDVLYEDGQLAASSPLTPADYPPLGTNNLGESLFYKVLLGAKWTIGIAFLVAIFRMMISFVLGIFYGQYLMRFNQMISKIAESFHYVPMALLAYLLLEPVLMEQGAIGQFEYSFGTRVIFEVVILTVIALPTTTLKIGSDMTYILRQAFITGAEVMGASRFHILKKHIMPHLAPKLWIQFAQQVIQVLIILVHLGLLQLFFGGTDVGMGPGGTTFTSLSGEWSGLIGKGYQYLEVHPWIPLTPLVMFALAILAMNFVLEGLKSASEPHHSRRKTTVNNQHQSAPDAGENAFAFVRHNQTHQG, encoded by the coding sequence ATGGTCAAAGCACTTTGCAAAAATCCGCTGTTTCTGACCGGGTTCTTGTTTTTATTTATTCTTTTTATATCCAGTATCATCCATACTTTTGTCTTCGATAGTTACATACCAGAAAAAGATGTTCTGTATGAGGATGGTCAACTTGCGGCATCATCCCCATTAACACCAGCGGACTATCCACCCCTTGGGACTAATAATTTAGGAGAAAGCTTATTTTATAAAGTTTTGCTAGGCGCCAAGTGGACAATTGGCATTGCCTTTTTGGTTGCTATCTTTCGTATGATGATTTCGTTTGTATTAGGGATTTTCTATGGCCAGTACCTCATGCGATTCAACCAAATGATATCTAAAATAGCGGAATCCTTTCATTACGTTCCGATGGCCTTATTAGCGTATCTTTTGTTAGAACCCGTTTTGATGGAACAGGGAGCGATTGGACAATTCGAATACAGTTTTGGGACACGCGTGATTTTTGAAGTTGTCATATTAACGGTGATTGCTTTGCCAACAACAACACTTAAGATCGGAAGTGATATGACTTACATTTTAAGACAAGCATTCATTACCGGTGCTGAAGTTATGGGGGCAAGCCGGTTTCATATTTTGAAAAAGCACATTATGCCCCATTTAGCACCCAAACTCTGGATTCAGTTTGCACAGCAGGTCATACAAGTCCTGATCATTCTTGTCCATTTAGGTTTGTTACAATTATTCTTCGGTGGAACCGACGTTGGGATGGGCCCTGGTGGAACTACCTTTACTTCCCTTTCAGGAGAATGGTCAGGATTAATCGGAAAAGGCTATCAATATTTAGAAGTTCACCCATGGATCCCACTAACACCACTCGTGATGTTTGCCTTAGCCATTCTCGCCATGAATTTTGTACTCGAAGGGCTTAAGTCGGCATCGGAACCTCATCATTCACGAAGAAAAACCACGGTTAACAACCAACACCAATCCGCGCCCGATGCCGGTGAAAATGCGTTTGCTTTCGTCAGGCACAACCAAACGCATCAGGGCTAA
- a CDS encoding M20/M25/M40 family metallo-hydrolase — protein MNQKWQSKEQLTRLLTQLVEFPSITHSDAEIAISEYIQLRLSEWLYFQEHPDQLALHPTKDGRKLVSALFKHPSSKKTIVLLSHMDVVDVEDYGEWKNLAFRPQELTDTFYKNIAQIPEDVQKDMAQGEWLFGRGSMDMKAGLSLQLSLLEQACSSEFDGNVLFLTVPDEEANSLGMTTAAHILLKLADQYDLEYSACLNTEPIFSRYPGDDQYYVYSGSVGKVLPGFFCYGKETHVGEPFAGVNANHMVAQLSKLMELNTDFCERVGDEVTPPPTNLMQKDLKEGYSVQIPHTAVALYNVMLMEKSLDAIHAQLLDIGKQAAKNIQTQFYERAKQFSEWVSYQPDPIGVNVLTYGELRHAAIERYGQDEIDRREMYTLTNYQDLGDRDLTTRLVFDLASLCKHLAPMIVLFYSPPFYPAVASHNHERIQKAIASLQAEAEQQFAIKWEQQHFFPGLSDLSYTSLREDGASLGQLTGNMPLYGERYDLPVEALQKLDIPVMNVGPYGKDAHQWTERLNVDFSFGPLKRLLAHTVQELLK, from the coding sequence ATGAATCAGAAATGGCAATCGAAGGAGCAACTCACTCGTCTGTTAACACAATTAGTTGAATTTCCTAGTATCACGCATTCAGATGCGGAAATCGCCATTAGTGAGTATATCCAATTACGATTAAGCGAATGGCTTTATTTTCAAGAACATCCCGATCAATTAGCGCTGCACCCAACAAAGGATGGTCGCAAACTCGTTTCCGCCTTATTTAAACATCCATCATCCAAGAAAACAATTGTCCTTTTGAGTCATATGGATGTTGTTGATGTGGAAGATTACGGTGAATGGAAGAACCTTGCTTTTCGCCCGCAAGAATTAACCGATACTTTCTATAAAAATATCGCACAGATCCCTGAAGATGTGCAAAAAGATATGGCACAAGGCGAATGGTTATTCGGCCGTGGTTCTATGGATATGAAAGCGGGCTTATCGCTCCAACTAAGTCTACTTGAACAAGCGTGCTCAAGTGAGTTTGATGGTAATGTCTTGTTCTTAACCGTCCCGGATGAAGAAGCGAATTCCTTAGGAATGACAACAGCTGCTCATATTCTGTTGAAACTGGCTGATCAATATGATTTGGAATATAGCGCTTGTTTGAATACGGAACCGATATTTTCACGCTATCCAGGTGACGACCAATACTATGTCTATTCAGGTTCCGTTGGAAAAGTTTTGCCGGGATTTTTTTGTTACGGTAAAGAGACCCATGTTGGTGAACCCTTTGCAGGTGTTAATGCCAATCATATGGTCGCACAACTTTCGAAATTGATGGAATTGAATACCGATTTTTGCGAGCGCGTCGGTGATGAAGTGACACCACCGCCGACGAACCTCATGCAAAAGGATCTTAAAGAAGGCTATTCCGTACAGATTCCACATACGGCCGTGGCTTTATATAATGTGATGTTAATGGAAAAATCATTGGATGCCATTCATGCACAACTGCTTGATATCGGGAAGCAGGCAGCAAAAAATATTCAGACACAGTTTTATGAAAGAGCTAAACAATTTTCTGAATGGGTGAGTTATCAACCTGATCCGATCGGCGTTAACGTATTAACCTATGGAGAGTTGCGGCATGCAGCTATTGAACGTTACGGCCAGGATGAAATCGATCGGCGGGAGATGTATACGCTCACTAATTATCAAGACCTTGGTGATCGTGACTTAACAACTCGTTTGGTGTTTGATTTAGCGAGTTTATGTAAACATTTGGCACCGATGATTGTCTTGTTTTACAGTCCGCCGTTTTATCCAGCTGTTGCTTCACATAACCATGAGCGTATTCAAAAGGCCATCGCATCACTGCAGGCTGAAGCCGAGCAACAATTCGCGATTAAGTGGGAACAGCAACATTTTTTCCCGGGCTTGTCGGACTTGAGTTACACCTCTTTACGCGAAGATGGGGCGTCACTCGGACAGTTAACAGGCAATATGCCTTTGTATGGTGAGCGATATGATCTGCCTGTCGAAGCGCTGCAAAAGCTTGATATCCCGGTGATGAACGTTGGTCCCTATGGTAAGGATGCCCACCAATGGACGGAACGTTTGAATGTTGATTTTTCATTCGGCCCCTTAAAGCGCCTGTTAGCACATACCGTCCAAGAACTGTTAAAATAG
- a CDS encoding glycerophosphodiester phosphodiesterase: protein MQTQIFAHRGANYKFPENTMPAFKHALKEKADGIELDVQLSKDGIPVVIHDEKVNRTTNGVGYVKDLTVSELQSLRAGTRKWWRLYHNTTIPTLEEVLKWIGPTSMHLNIELKNNGFAYEGLTPSVLDLVNQFNMMERTFFSSFNHDSLYHLQQMAPEANTALLYRKPMPEPWTYTKALNASGIHPHRRNITPGLIKQMHKYQFAVRAYTINQARTMRQMMDWDIDAIITDVPAVADKVRRQYKP, encoded by the coding sequence TTGCAAACACAAATTTTTGCGCATCGCGGTGCGAACTATAAATTCCCCGAGAATACGATGCCGGCATTTAAACACGCACTAAAAGAAAAAGCAGACGGTATCGAATTGGATGTACAGCTGTCAAAAGACGGCATCCCCGTCGTCATTCATGATGAGAAAGTTAACCGGACAACCAACGGTGTGGGATACGTAAAGGACCTGACCGTTAGCGAATTGCAATCATTACGGGCAGGAACACGAAAATGGTGGCGGTTGTATCACAATACAACTATTCCTACATTGGAAGAGGTTCTGAAGTGGATTGGTCCGACCTCAATGCATCTCAATATTGAATTGAAAAACAATGGCTTTGCATACGAAGGATTAACGCCTTCCGTTCTAGATCTTGTGAATCAGTTCAATATGATGGAGCGAACGTTTTTTTCATCCTTTAACCATGATAGTCTGTATCATTTGCAGCAAATGGCCCCTGAGGCCAATACAGCTTTATTATATAGAAAACCAATGCCGGAGCCATGGACATACACCAAGGCACTGAATGCTTCGGGCATTCATCCGCACCGGCGCAACATTACGCCGGGATTAATTAAGCAAATGCATAAATATCAGTTTGCGGTCCGAGCTTACACCATTAATCAGGCACGCACCATGCGGCAAATGATGGACTGGGATATTGACGCTATCATTACTGATGTTCCAGCTGTCGCTGACAAAGTCCGAAGACAATATAAGCCATAA
- a CDS encoding MBL fold metallo-hydrolase, whose translation MTAIHQVTDGIWQITLPTPFKIGPVNVYLIHTDRWTLVDAGVKTKEAEQLLTESLSVLGLTLRDIQQVVLTHHHPDHIGLTHLFQEHAAIMGHPRVEPWLSKDTRFTARYEMFFDQLYREMGVPEAYRDKVPTLKDYYHYTSTGTLDVTIDAGDTIEGLDEWRLIYTPGHAQSHLSLIREADGVLLGGDVLLEHVSSNAIVEPPYHDEESEPLTLLQYRKTMQALLDEPFNLTLPGHGEPFYNGKKLIDQRLHRQKERKDKIFNQIASEGSSTFALGKALFSRVYESQLDLVMSEVHGFLKWLEVDEQVSTVLNDGIVYYKQK comes from the coding sequence ATGACCGCGATTCATCAAGTAACGGACGGCATTTGGCAGATCACCCTGCCAACGCCGTTTAAAATTGGACCTGTAAATGTTTATCTCATCCATACTGACCGGTGGACACTGGTTGACGCAGGGGTAAAAACAAAAGAAGCGGAACAACTACTCACGGAGAGCTTGTCCGTGCTCGGATTGACACTCAGGGATATTCAGCAAGTTGTATTGACGCATCATCATCCTGATCATATTGGTTTGACTCATCTATTTCAGGAGCACGCGGCGATTATGGGTCATCCACGCGTTGAACCTTGGCTGTCGAAGGATACACGGTTCACAGCTCGTTATGAAATGTTTTTTGATCAACTTTATCGGGAAATGGGTGTTCCAGAGGCTTACCGGGACAAGGTACCGACTTTAAAAGACTATTATCATTATACGTCGACAGGGACCTTAGATGTGACGATTGATGCCGGTGATACGATTGAAGGATTAGATGAGTGGCGACTCATCTATACACCAGGACATGCACAAAGTCATCTCTCCTTAATAAGAGAGGCAGATGGCGTACTATTGGGAGGGGATGTGTTGTTAGAACATGTTTCATCCAATGCGATTGTGGAACCGCCTTATCACGATGAAGAATCGGAACCTTTGACTTTGCTGCAATACCGGAAAACGATGCAAGCGTTACTAGATGAGCCGTTCAACCTGACATTGCCGGGCCATGGGGAGCCTTTTTATAACGGGAAAAAATTGATCGACCAACGATTACATAGACAAAAGGAACGTAAGGACAAAATTTTTAACCAAATAGCGAGTGAGGGCAGTTCAACGTTTGCGTTAGGGAAAGCATTATTCTCACGCGTGTATGAGAGCCAGCTTGATTTGGTCATGTCCGAGGTGCATGGATTTCTCAAGTGGCTTGAAGTGGATGAACAGGTATCGACAGTTTTAAATGATGGGATCGTTTATTATAAACAAAAATAA